aatATCATGGCTGGGATTATTGCCGGGgcggttagaacaggaaatgtgagaaggaaagaggagaaaatcaaatgcggaggggtttcccgttgaaggtatatatatagggaaagtctgagcatttattgcgagcagaaaacgaagcggatgcctcgaaaatcgaaggaataaatgctttgactgaatcagACCGAATAAAGGAGAAGATTAGAGTAGGAGAGGTCAGAAgaggggagcccggcatgagagatcggaaaaggatcgtgttagaaagatcggaagggaggggaggtcggaaaataaagggaataagacaactttcgctaactgtcgtcataatcagagccgaggtagttaaagcgttgcagatgaaatctccaccgcatgcctcagaatcgcccacattactgacagatgCCAGAGTATGTCGTAATAGtgttgtacatcccaatctccaccgttgatcttacttgtaaagacgagcccggagcccttggatcaaagaagaagacgacaagaccggtgccttttattcccagccctcggattgccctggacaagaaaatttggaactatcagattagaagagaaaaaggacaaaatttctgaaaaggatctcagccgttcattctgattctctttaattctcaagcgtcagatcatgtccttcaaaatccaaacctcccatctccctcaaaataaatcctgacccttcatggggagcatccggtctctataaatacctgcatgaaaactgttcaaaggaggatgaaaaaaagggtggtgattatagtggaaaggctctgaaaattgattcagttctactactctgctatttttaagctagaaagactttagaaaccagttttctaaagtattttctttgaagaagtgttagacactggaactcttgatttccagtttgttcattgctctgtgataccctttcttaagtttcagttctattttcatcacctttatatccacttttattttctgagctcaatctcattcattgtcaTTCCGGCTCGATTACACGCTAgctaggcattcgtcatttcaaggcaagcattagtcttcAGACTATTAGCACGCAACTCTGCAACCTTcacgactccatagttagttcaataggttcaacttcctgcaggtgagtgtctgaaccatTGCCCTATCCGgtgttcgtctttattttcttttttatttatgctcgtaattttcgttaaagtttgtcttatgtcagaaggtcccacgtaggtggttattctcatgagtttatcttttgatacaacagttcatgttatttatttattcttggtctttatttatctcccaACGCGGGTGTTTGggttacgggtaacgtataggtagtttgataaagtgttggtagcagtatcttaacataagagttttttttttaaataaacgttcggataataaatcagagaattatgaagtcgaaccactagactagctccagaggatgactgggtaaggtggagagtcagagtaaaattgaatttcagactAGCAAGTAAAAGAGAGCGGATGCTGCTTGTCTAAGGGTACTGGTAGGCCGATCACATAAGAGATCGGCAAAAGTTCAGTCCGGTATTCCCTATCTAGTCATAAGGTACCGATGAGTTTGAAAAAGGGCCTAATCCGGGTCCCCAATGTCCTcggatgccaaaacccttagcTTAAGGTAGGGTCCTTGCGCGATACGATAGTAATTAAATTTCAAGAGGTCCGGGgaaagttcttacccgatcctcatccaaaccaaataagagatcggaggagagttcttatccgattctcaaccaaaaatttttaataaatatctacaagagatcggaggagagttcttatccgattcttactaaaaattctcataaatatctaaaagagatcagaggagagttcttatccgatttccaatcgaaattttaatctaaaagagatcggaggagagttcttatccgattctcactaaaaattctcataaatatctaaaagagattggaggagagttcttatccgatttccaatcgaaattttaatctaaaagagatcggaggagagttcttatccaattctcaaatcgaattctaacaaatatgcaaagtGATCCCACAAATGAAAATCGCAACACAacaccaattcactaaggttgtctcatttacttatgtatctgggtaatccgaattagtgaaaaatcaaatattcctttttatcaaaaggattaacatttccattcgaacccccctaactatcgattttaatttataaagaacgtaaggttaaatctgctcaccctcattgagggacgaggtggggtgcctaacaccttccccacccgtttacagaccccgaacctagaatctctatttttgaagtggtttcatttcaatttgtatttcacaaatggttttctttaatttccctcaaaattaaagtggcgactcctcactctttcccacttcggtgagtgttcgtccaggcgaccgcaaaccCCTTGCGACAATATTTACTATTAGTAGTTTAATGTAAGAGtcctcttgggtgtaattggtgAATGGGTAGTATAGTTTTGAGTTTTTcatgataatttatttttattaatagtgAAAGATGGTATGCCAATGGATGTAGCTCTATGTGGAGAGAATAAACTATAaaaatattggtgttttgtgcatttactttatttctttgttATTTATATGTTTTCACGATGCACAATAAATTCAAATCCAACCAAGACCGTGTAGGAAAATCTTCCAGTGCATGAGATCCTTATTAGTAATTCTGTATATCCAATTAGCAACATCTTAATATGCATCTACTATATTTTGGAGTAGATTGATAAGTGGTTTTATGTCAAATGATTTGAGAAGCTTATTTTTTTGTTCATCATCTTCATCATAGTTTCCGTAAAAGAAACTTCTTGAACCATTTGGTCAAGAAAAATTTATCAATTTGGTCAAGGATGCAGCAAATATCCATCAATATGTTGCATATTGGATACGCAAGATAATTGATGAGAACTCTGTGTACCAAAAGATTTTTGTACACAACCTTAACTGGATTTCAATGGAAAGTAAATTATAATTCAGTTTCTtttgatttatttataaaaatcgaAAGATTTATTTGAACCCGAAAAACTTTAAAAACTTATATGAGTATCGAGTAAAACTTTAAGAGTTTAAATAGAGGTTTTGCCACAAATAATTAACAAACAATTTTATTTGTTGCAACTTTAATAAGACTCTACATGAAGCACCATATGTGTTGCGTTTAACAGGCGACTAGCCAACTTTATTTCCTTCAAAGACTTGTTTAGCATTGATCGTTATTCCTTCTATATAGGGGTGAGCATTATTCAGTTCAAACTGAACAAACTGAACCGAACTGCCTTAATTTggtaattcgattcgatttttaaaataattcaatttggttcagtttcatattataaaaatttctattattttggttcggtttggttcggttttgaagaaaaaaaatcgattaaaccgaaccaaaatgaatagttttatttgaattatttttatgagaaatttatgaattatatgtaattatatatatatatatatatatatatatatatatatatatatatatatatatattatttaatttcattgattaatggttattaagttCAAACCAAGGCCAAAATTAGACTAAATAACttgaaatcaataaaaaataaaaccaatcGATTTGAACCAAATCGAACAGAAATAAAGCGGTttggttcaattcaatttttcataCATTTTGATTtaattcgatttctaaaatatgtaattcagtTTTCATGATTTAATTCaattcagttcgattcggttcggttcaatttaaaccgaatgctcacccctactttTATGCCAAGCAGCATCATTTTCATGAATTTGCTCTCACAAGTATTGCGCTTAgctggtcccaagcccggataaaggaggagggttgcgataGGTGATAACTAGcaaaaaatttcgtcacaccctatgatatggattcaaatgatataaaagttggggcgtcctctactaacgacgccctacatcggagcccgggtgtagtgagaaatatgcaagggtgtagggcattcaccgaaagcgacgctccatgccggcgcccgggtgtggtgttaagtgagtaagggttcccacatcatggactggtgtgggtaaagaagttagtccataggacagatagtagaataaatagtgaaacagaacacaagatagacatagaaaacaatagaagatatcatagaaggagaccaattaggaaggagcaggataggaggaggatcaggattggtacttggaatgttggatcacttacaagaaaattaatggagcttgtggataccttagaaaggagaagggtgaatattgcttgcattcaggagattaaatgggtaggagagaaaagtaaggaaatgggtaattcagggtacaaactgtggtttaccggaaaagagagaaacaagaacggagtaggCATAATCAtaaacaggacattgaaagacgcagtaatagctgtgaaaagagtaggagatagaattatactagtaaagctagtactagaaggagaaacaataaatatagttagtgcttatgccccacaaataggactagacagtgagagtaaacaaaggttttgggaagatatggatgatttaatgcaaagcatatcgaatgaagagaatgttttcattggtggagatttgaatgggcatgtaggaagtgatagacaaggttatgagaatgttcatggaggttttggttttggcaatcgAAATAAGGAGGAAAAAGCatcttggattttgctatggcatacgacctaatactagcaaatacctactttataaaaagagagtcacatttagtgactttcaaaagtgggcaacatagaagccaaatcgacttcctcttaactaggaagacaaatagagctctatgcaaggattgcaaggtcattctaggagaagctttaacaagttaacatcggttggtggtcttggatgtcaagtttaggaacaattcaagtaaggtcagaaaaaatagtgtagctcgaacaaagtggtgggagttcaaaggagtaaagcaagtgaagttcaaaaatgagcttctcgagtccgaagtatggaagctggatatggaggccaatgatatgtggatacaaatggcatcaaagattagagaagtagctagaaaagtacttggagagtctaaaggacatgaaccaccctcaaaagagaaatggtagtggaatgaggaagtataaaaggcagtaaagagaaaaagggaatggtataagaaattacctaaatgtgataataatgaggcatatgaacagtacaagatagcaaagaaagaggcaaaaaaggtagttagtcaagcaagagcacaggcctttgaaaagttatatgagaaacttggaactaaagaaggggagaaagatatttatagattagcaaggaggagagaaaggaaatgtctagatctcaatcaagttaggtgcattaaggataaagaaggaaaagtgttggtgaaagatgaggacattaaagaaagatggagaaattattttaatgatctctttaataatagtcaaaatggtaataacgtgaatatagattatagaacaatagaaaagaaagtgaattatactagaaggattagatctttagaagtaaaggaagcacttaagaaaatgaaagtgggtaaagcctgtggacccgatgaaataccaattgaagtttggaagtatttgagagatatgggagtggcatggttaactaaattatttaataagattctaaactcaaagaaaatgcctgatgaatggagaaagagtattttagtacctatttttaaaaataaaggagacatacagagttgtgcaaactataggggaattaaactcatgagccatactatgaagttgtgggaaagagttgtggagcatagactacgtcatgatacttctatctctctcaatcaatttggtttcatgcccggtcgttcaactatggaaccgatctttctcattagaagcttgatggagaaatatagagatgtgaagaaagatctacacatggtttttattgatttggagaaggcttatgatagtgttccaagagaggtcttatagaatgtgttagaacaaaagagagtatccattaggtacatacaagtattgaaagatatgtatgaaggagcaactactattgtgcgcacagtgggaggggacacaagagattttccgatcttaattggattacaccaaggattagCCATAaccccttacctttttacattagtttagatgaactgacgaaacatatacaagagagtattccttggtgcatgatgtttgcggatgatattgttctgatagatgagacacgagaaagagtcaatagaaagctagaactttggagaagtactctagagttaaagggttttaagttaagtagaatgaagacaaaatacatgcattgcaagttcagtgaaggccaaactggtgatagggaaggagttacttTGAATGGAGttatactgccccaaagtaatcactttaaatatctaggctcagtccttcaagtagataggggatgtgaggaggatgttagtcataggattaaagccggatggtttaagtggagacgtgccatgggagttttatgtaatcataagattcccaataaattgaaatgaaaattttaccgtacagccatacgaccgactatgttatatggtagtgagtattgggcactgaaagagtcgtatgcatctaagataagagttgcagagatgagaatgttaagatggatgagtggccatactagactagataaagtccgtaatgagagtattagagaaaaggtagaagtggtgccaattgaagataagttgagagaagaaagattgaggtggtttggtcatgtgaagagtagacatacggaggctccagttagacaagtagagcacattaggttagaggatagaaagaaaaaaaggggtagacctaaattgacttggaggagagtagtacaacatgacctagaagcattacatatttctgaggatttaacccaaaatcgttcagagtggagaaagcgaatccatatagccgaccccaaatttttgggataaaggcttagttgagttgagttgagttgagttgagttgttctCACAAGTATTGCAATTTTGATGTAAATCTAGAGTTATTTGTTAAAAAACCCTTGGACTTTTGCGCTTCAAATCCaccataaaattaaagaaaaagcacTCAAGTAACAATTTTAAAGTGATGCagtttaaatgaattatattatttgaaaaaaaaaattgaatattgaCATGAATGTGCTcaattatttttacattttttccttatttataatgaaataaatataataataaatttcatgaaaataattaaatttttacaaaattaaacTATATTtggcataattttttttattggtgATATAACTTTCCCAGATGATTAATCGAAAATTCTCtcctttataaaaaaaatatgaaaaaaaaaagaaaattatctaTTAAATGCTTAAAAAgtatcttttttatttaaaataattgaattttaGTAATTTTCTAAATATGAAAATGAAACATATAGATTTATTTTCAAACTTTTCCGTGCACTTTTATTAGTATAGCTGGAAAGCCATAGAAGAATATACAAAGACCAAAACCAAAACAGCTAACCGATCCTCTTAACTGGCAACAATAAAATTATACGATGCTGAAattatctcttaatcatttgagtCTGAGAATGATTTTCCCGTAATTAGAAAGCAGACAACACTTAAACATTTAAACATCAAATACATCCAACGATATATAATTAAGCCAGAAACGGCTTTATTGTTCAGAAGATTCAGAAAAGTTTGGAATTGGATCGTCTTCATGGCTTGGTAGCAGCAGCCAAGGTGTTTCCAATGTCAATAACAAACCGATATTTAACATCATTTTTAGCCAAACGCTCCATTGCTTCGTTCACATACTCAATTGGGACAAGTTCAATATCAGCTTTTATGTTGTGTTTGGCTGCAAAATCAATCATCTCTTGAGTCTCCTTCATTCCTCCAATGCCACTCCCAGCAACAACCTTCCTTCCTGTTTTTCACTTATAATTAGCACTAATTAATACTCTAAATTAATGCATAATAATTATTAAGTATATATTAATTACCGGCAATCAAAGGAAAGACAGGTAGCTCGAGAGGCTTTTCTGGAACACCAACCAATACAAGCTTCCCATCAGTCTTCAACAATCCAAGTAATGGCAAGATGGGATGAACTGCAGCCACTGTATCTAGGATTCCATCCAATGTGCCCATTGCTTCCTACACAACGcagtttatttatattattctatTCCATTAAACTCCAACTTGAAACCTTATCTAAATTGAGAGAATCTAGTCAGAGTTAACAAATGGATTGGGCCGGACGGATTCAACTCATTTCTAGTTAGAGTTATAGTAATCACCTGCATTTGGGCCTGGTCACGACTGACCAAAAAAGAGTCAGCACCAAGTTTGGTGATTGCATCGTGTTTCTTGTCAGGGGATGTACTAATCACGGTGACTTTAGCTCCTAAAGCCTTGGCaaatctaacagcaacatgaccaagacCACCCAGGCCAACCACACCAACATGCTTACCAGGTTCTGCTAATCCAAAATATTTCAAGGGACTATAAACTGTGACCCCAGCACAAAGGAGAGGAGCACCAGCATCAAGTGGCATATTTTCTGGGAAATTGACAACGTAACGCTGATTAACGATCATGTGATCTGAATAGCCTCCATAAGTGATTGTTCCATCGGAGTAAATGGAATTGTAGGTGAGTATCATCTTGGGACAGTAATTCTCAAGGTCATTGTTACAGTTGTCGCAAGAATGACACGCACCCACCATGCACCCTACTCCCACTTTGTCTCCCACCTTCACATTTTTCACCTTCCTCCCAACCTCGGTCACTTCCCCTACAATTTCATGCCTGCACATCGCATTCCATTGCTACCAAAACTTAATTGAAAAATGTTTAATGTaaatattgaaataaattattaagatatCATATATCTGGAACTTAAAACTGATAATTTTGAAGACAGactcaaatattgaactaaaacttAGCCCCCATTTGTTTAATGAAAAAATTTTTCTTGACGTATTTTGTAACATTTGGgatattcaaaaaaataattaaccgAAAGATACTTTTTTATAAGGGAATAATTAAGTCATTTCTCAAAAGTATTTATATAAACATGATATAAATACATACcattattttaatattgtaattaaataaaaaaattttttattatagtaAATAATATTATGAATGAATTCAcgtattattaaatatatttttattattaattaaaggcTAAATTGTTCAAATCaggattaaaataattataaaagtgcaaaatattttttttatataatttaaatatatagaaTGTAAAGCTCTAATCATTAAAGTGGATATCCACTTTATAATAATAGAAAGGATAAGATGTGCTATAAAAATATGCCCAAActttaacttaaaaaataaaattatgaaaaaaataaaaatattatttaaaataaagtagAAAAGTAAAATTATATCGTATTTTTATTGGaaagattaaaaatattaataaaaaaataaaattaataaatatttactttaatatttttttatattataaaaattcttGAAAGATAAAGAAGCCTGGTATGCAAATGTTAATTCGATCTACaaagtaaataaaatttaaatgtaatTTTGCCCAATGCATACACATGTGAAGAAACTTCGTAATTTATTCATAATAATATATATGAACTCACCCGGGAACAATAGGGTACATAGACACACCCCAGTCATTCTTCAAGTTGTGAAG
This sequence is a window from Hevea brasiliensis isolate MT/VB/25A 57/8 chromosome 10, ASM3005281v1, whole genome shotgun sequence. Protein-coding genes within it:
- the LOC110651640 gene encoding 8-hydroxygeraniol dehydrogenase; this translates as MAKLLPEQEHPVKAFGWAARDQSGHLSPFVFSRRATGEEDVRFKVLFCGICHTDLHNLKNDWGVSMYPIVPGHEIVGEVTEVGRKVKNVKVGDKVGVGCMVGACHSCDNCNNDLENYCPKMILTYNSIYSDGTITYGGYSDHMIVNQRYVVNFPENMPLDAGAPLLCAGVTVYSPLKYFGLAEPGKHVGVVGLGGLGHVAVRFAKALGAKVTVISTSPDKKHDAITKLGADSFLVSRDQAQMQEAMGTLDGILDTVAAVHPILPLLGLLKTDGKLVLVGVPEKPLELPVFPLIAGRKVVAGSGIGGMKETQEMIDFAAKHNIKADIELVPIEYVNEAMERLAKNDVKYRFVIDIGNTLAAATKP